caatcacatcaattcacctagattgtgcttcctcttggaaaatcttaactgctcatcatcatttgacctcagtcattggtttctttctaaattttttataaattaaggctctcatctctcattcaagaaatcctggagaatatattgtctTATGCTGTTTTCCTCTAGGTTCATTgaaaatttgcattgagatattgcatattagttatttcatatttcttaaatcatgttatatTAATCATGAActtatctagcttaaatcttgcatcctcatattcatgctcatatagatttaaaaatccttcatttaggtgttgtctggtcactggataacttagcaatctgagagcaatctaaactcgcatctactagaagggaatgggtctctttgtaatggtttattattcattgattattgatttactaaccatgcatataatgacttaattgaagtgttgtgtattatagatatagatacaggtccacttttcacacacataattgtcggtcatcatatcatatctatttTGATTTAGAagctaagcaaattaaccataacaaacataaccacaaacaccattcaccacttgagacaatgattgtgatgtggaaacccaaataggaaaaaccatggtgggcatgaatacccataagtattctgaactcttctgaagttcatcctATTACGATCCAAGTcttttaaagctttacaaaaagtcctattaggaatagatcctgttagggaccactcagttaaaggattgactataatgccctagtagaagtaataccctgttaggagtaacctcggtatagGAAATAAAATCCAAGTGAATGGATCACCTGGTTACAAGATTTATATAgcactaatcttgttagagcttacccggttaagggatttgatttttGTAATTGTTAAAGAACAATAAGGGTTTGTTGATGTGGTGAATAACACTACTCTACTTGGTCAAATCCTTTTCATTCTTCTatatgccttcacacatactgcataTACACGTTTtggttcggcaaccaatcacacttacaatTAAACCACAATTGCCAACAGTACAACAAattaactcatcgaccttataagaaaaataataggtcagtaacacatcacaaacctaagatctcatagagattacaaacaaatcggttcaagtatgaccattgaattacatagaaatcattgcacattattcaagatAACCTTgaacgctccttgatcaccgcttcatcgattcctataactcatcacaccatttccacttcatgcaatgtactcactcattcccaagataaaaccattatctctacgcgccaaaaactatttgaaactcttcacatacaacatgcatatgtggcataatcattatcgctcatcattttatcataatttaatacaatcgattcaccattctccatcagttagggtttagcacatcaataggtagggttaccagttgatctcactattTATTAAGTAATATGATTTTCcgtcactagctcacctaccggaTACAAAAAAACatcataacaatatcattactggttataattgacatcaatgacaacacaatagttcatcaatgcaatcttcatgcaaatgccaacactcacTCCCTTTGACCATGTCATCAATAATTTGGTTGATGATATAGCCCTACTAGAAGGAGTTGGTATAAGCTTAAAGCCTAGGGACAATGCCTTGAGCATAAAAAATGAATTAGAGGAGGCATCAAGGCTACTCTTAGTCAAGAAGACTAGAGAATTGGACAAAATGAGTAAAGCGGGGACTAGAGGGAATGATGAGAATGAGATGTCTGATGAGGATGATGATAGATTCGATTGTGAACTTGGTATCCTTCAAGAAGGGACATCTAAGAGGATTCTTgactatggaaagggttctacaAACAAGAGAGTTAGGAAGTGTTTTTTAGAGCTTCGGGTGAAGGATGGGGAAGAAAAATGACAAATGAAGATCACATCCATTCTCTCGTAGTAGGAAGGGAAACACCCTTCCTTAGAAGAAATGAAGATCCTATCCTATAATGTTAGGGTCCTAGGTGCTAATAATAAGAAACACTTAGTCAAGTGTAGGTGTATTGCAATTTAGTGAAGTGTAGGTGTATTGAAAGTGGAAGTGGTTTAGAGATAAGGAGCATCAGGTGGTCTTGCCATATTGTGGAAAAGGAATGTGTTAAGCTTCAAACCTTTAATTTCTAGAAGACATTGGCAAGGGGGAACCGTGAAATCCTTGAATAGAATCCCACATCCTTGAATAAAAAAATCAGAAGTGGAAAGTGCCTTAGCCTAATTCCGAGCTGATAAAGATCCTAGTCCAGATAAATGTCTACTTGGATTCTTTAAACAAAATTCAGATAGTGTGGGCAACGATGTATTAGAAGCCTTAGTGGTGTCCCAATAAGCTGGAAGATTAATTAAAGAGATAAATAATACTTTTATAGCCCAGATTCCATAGAAAGAAAATGTGATAAAGTGGTAATATTTCCAACCTATCTCCCTTTTCATTGAATTATATAAGCTATTCACCAAAATCATGGCATACAAAATTGAAACACTCTTGCCTCTTGTCATCTTAAAAAATAAAACTAGTTTTGTCCTATATTGATCAATCCTAGATGGTGTCATTCTTTGTCAAGAGGCAATACACTCTATCCAGAGCCATAAATAAGCTAGCATGACCATTAAACTATGTATtaagaaagcctatgatagagtagaCTGGCACTTCCTATGTAAgttcttggaggcctttggattcaGCAAGAAGTGCACCATTTCAATTTAGTTCTGCATCTCTAGTTCCTGGTTCTTAGTTTTGGTAGATGGTTCCTTAATAATCTTCTTTCAAGTATCTCGTCGGCTAAGACAAGTAGACCCTTTGTCTCCCTTTTGATTTATAATTATGGTAGAGGCTCTGGGAAGAGGCATCAGTGCAACCAAGAGGCTGGGCAAAATTGAAGTTATTCAAATCACTAGTGGGATGGAGGAAAGAACACATCAATTGTTTGCAAATGACACTTTATTATTAGCATTTGGTAGCAAGAAAAGGGCAGTGGAGTTTAAGAAAATTGTTAATTGGTATGAAAGGGCTTCAAGGCAAGATATAAGCAATGAAAATGAGAGATTTTCTTATCCAACCTCGATACAAGGAAGGAGAGAGAAATATCAAATAGGTTTAGCTTCAAATGGGTAAGCTTCCTTGCACTTATCTGGGCATTCCTATTGATAGGGGAATTTGAACATCTAAATTATGGGACCCTctgaaagaaaaaaatagaaaaaaggtgATCTTCCTAGAAGGCTAAGTGGCTCTCTTGGCCTGGGATATTGGTTATGATCAATATAGTTCTATTGGCCATGCCAATTTATCTCCACTCAAAAACATTGCCTACCCAAGGATGGAGTCTTTTCTCAGGTAGCCATTCAAGGGAGAGGTCTAATTTTTGAGCATTTCGTTAACTTTGGATTTGAAGGTTTGTCAAGATGTGCCCTATGTAGAAAAGATGAGGAAACCTCatgtcactttctcatcaacaaCCCCTTTGTCCCATGCTATTATTTTTGTTTGATCAACAAACTAGGGTGGTCTGCTGCACTTCCTTCACACCTCCTCCAATGGTTTAAAAGTTGGTCACTATTGATGAAGTCTAGTTTTTTTGGAAGTTTATGGATATGCAGTCCTTCTATGGggactttggaaagaaagaaaccgAAGAATATTTAAAGAGAAGGAACTACCGCTAGATAGATTCCTCCTTAAAATTGAGGTTTCTATTGTTTAATTAGTGAATAGTAGAAATATGAAGTACTTTAACAAGGAATGAATGTTCTCTGAATGCGACAATCAGATGCATAAAAATTGGCCTGGGTTAAGGATTCCACCATTTTTAGGAATGAGGAGGCTAATACATAAGAAAGAATTATCTATGGTCTCTTCCAAAATAGAGATGGTATaagctcaactttgatggagcatgaCGTGAGAACTTTGGAATGGCTGGAGAAAGTTATATTATCCATTCCTAGGAAGGAAAAATTGTTGCAGAAAAAAGTAGTTAGTCTACAACAAGCCATAAACAATTTCACAAAGATATTTTACATTATTGAAGGGTTATTGTCATGCAAATCAAAGGTGTAAATTAAGGGAGATTCAACAAATAATGAGACATGGGACCAACCCTTGTCTGTCTGTATTGAAGGGTTGCTTATTTTCACCAATCCTCTTGTAAAATGATCTTTTGAGATAATCCTTTTGAGGCCTGAAAAATATCTGGGCCATCCCACCATTGGGAAATTCACAATGAAAATTTTGTTGTCCATTCCTTCTTTGAGAAATTTGCAGAGCCCTGGTGCCATCAAATCCTTTCGTCCATGAAACTGATACACTTTTTAGAGTAGGAGTGCTTGGAAGTAGATAGCTGAGTAGGTGTGTAGCATCATACTTTAGATTTTCTCTGGCTATTAAATGTCTTTTCAATGTTTTATGGGCAAGCATCATCACTTGTTGTCCTACAACATACAAAAGTATATTTTTGCCTCATGAAGATAAGATTGATGATGGGATTCTATGCAATTCAAATGAGTTGTATAAGGCTACTAAGGATCTAGTTAAACATTCTATCCCAACTCCTATTGAAATAGATATGGACTAGTCCAATATTACCCTGGTGTGTGATGAGGATATTATCTATATTGAATGTGAATTGATGGCACAAGTATTAAAGGTATCAATTCACCTTCTATTCAACATAGGGTTAGTTTCTTTGTCAGATTATGGTggaattttttctcttttttagattttggtggTCCCTTCTCCCAACGATTTCCTTTCATCATCTTCTATTTTTTATATGAGTAGAATGATTGAATATACAAGTTTATGCTATGATTGGTTCCTATTCTTTTAGTTCTTTCTAGTTTGAGCTAATGCTTTAGGATTTCAAAACTAACTAGTTTTTTTTGGCTATTTGAAATTCATGTTGGCCCTTCTTTGGTCAATAAATTGTGTTGGTTAGTGGAGAAGATGTGACTATTTTAGCTCCCCTATAGAGCTTTTGCAATGTCTCTAGTTTTTTGGGACTTGTGTGTTctcttcctctatattagttttgTACAATTGAATTTTAGTTTTGTGATCTTTGTACAATTGAATTTTAGTTTTGTGATCTTCAAGGATTTGATTATGCCTATTTCTTTGTAGTTTGGCATTTGTGGTTTAGCTTTTGAGTAGGGCTTTTGAGCTTATTCAATTTTTAGACGGTTGAATTTGGTGAATGGTTTTTTTAGTTTGTAATTAAGGGGTTTTTTAGTTTACTACAATGTTGATGGTACCCTATAGTTACTAATTCTTTTGTAGCCTTCAAAGGATCTATCTACATTTTCAAGTATTTTTTAGATTAGTACAATTCTCTTCCACTATCTATTTGGATGCGTTTATGCTAATATTCAAGCTTTAGGAGCATGATGTTTGTAGATATGGTGTattaaataaacttttatttaatGAGTTTGTTATGTCATGGATTGATGAGAAATAGTGTACTTGGATCATGTCCAGCCTTAGTTTGGTTTTGTGAACTTTTGTGGTTCATCCTTATGACTACCTCACAatctcttattattattattatatatatatatatggggttcCCGTCTTTTTCTAAAccaataaattaaaaatcaaattattcCTATATTAAACCTTAAAATGATTATAATTTTACATATATACTTACCACATTCTAATCATATTACTAGTAATTATTCAACTATATGTATTTATGAGTAATTGTTAGTGTGAAAGAAGTTATTTATTATCTATTTATCCTGGAGAGCCTATTCAATTGTTATGTTTACTTAGGAGTTAGGTTAGTTGTCCTTATAACCTAGGTgtcatttataaaaaatatttataatggtGTCATGTTCCATTATTAACTTTTAGTCATTTAGCCATTCAATAATTCTCTCATGCATTTAATATTTTGTattgagcatttaatgtttttatcaagGGTAGTTGTCATACCTCATCCCACCTTATCGAAATAATGGGTTCAATTGTACTTTGAAGTTTACCACTCCATTATGGGTTCATTAGTACTTTGATATGTTTTTAATAAGGGTAATGATCCTTGAAGTTTACCACTTCATTATGGGTTCATTAGTACTTTGAAATGGTATTAGAACTATGGCCTTGTAAAATGCTTAAGGTATCGAAGGTTTGAGCTATTGTTatatgacaaatatttcattgtacATTATTTTTTTAGTGTTTTGCAAGGATATCTGAGTTGACGAATTGCGCTGAAGACTACTAAGAAAATTAGGATTGGTTTTTTTTCAtctaaatttgaccactttttctGAATTTGTGATAGTTTAAAGTTTGGGTTAGTTATCATATCTAGGAAGTAGCTGATACTTTAGAACAAATTGGGCCGAATCCAACCCTACGATTGCATTCAAAATGTTCCAAAACTCCTAAAATATTTGTCAAACTATTGAAATTTGACATTGTTTTTCTAGGGGACATCAAATGTTTTTTAACAGTATGGAGATTTTGTATGATCGTTTAGATCCATATACTACTTGCAATTTTTTAATTACTTGAGCCTTCTATAGGTCAAATATATTGAGTATCAATATATAAATTATATGTTTGATATGGATGATTCTAGTCAGGGAATCTATGGTACTGTCAATGTAGATGTAGTTGTAGCTATTTGGAGCTTTGTCTTGCCTTGTTTGGGCCTCTCTAGTCTTGGTCATGTTGGGTTGTTTGAAGTCCTCCTAATATGCTTCATTTTTGAGGGTAATGGATGTGGTCTTGCTTCTATTCTTTCATGCTTCTCCTTTCTGGGTAGGTCTTAGGGTTTCCTCACCTTTTTCTTTCAGGCCTTGGTCATGCTTGTtgaatttttggattattttttggaTCCATTCCTCATCTTGTATGGCATGTTTTCTCTACGGTTCCTCTTTTTGTGGGGCTAGGTAGAAGCTATTTTTGTCATGACTTGGAGATCTTTAGGTTTGATTCTTTGAGGGATTTTTTTGATATCTCAGCTTATTCTTTGTCATGGTGATGAAAGTATGATGGtttctctatctctcttctcttcttgttctcctttcttgatcttgattttctaggagagtttttttttttgttatgggTTTTATTGGAATCTCTCTAATTTGTGATTTCTATGATGATTGGGTCTAACTTTCACTATATTTTTCTCTTGATTCCTAGATCTCTCTTTGATTGGGATTTTGTTGTACCCCTCCTTGTTTTATTGGATTTGGCCTTTATGCTTCATTTATTGCATCTTTGGGTTACTTTGGTATTTTCTATAGAGGTGGTCCTATCTTCTATTGAGGGAGAGATGGATGTGGTTGGACTTGAATTTCTCCTATTTAGGTAGAATTGGATGCTACTGATTCTACTTGTAAGTATCATTGGGGGGATAATGGTGCCCTATCTTTTGGTTGTAAGGGAGCTGATGATGACCTTTTACTTGACTTCTTTCCCTtatctccttttgaggtggagatgTTGAAAGGCAAGTTATTTTGTATTTTGTTCATTCTCAAGGATAAGGTTATGTCAATCAGGTGATGCATTTTTATGCAGTTTTAAGTCAGTAGGAATATATGAAGAAGAATGTGAACAATTTGAGCATGAGATGTCATGGTATATTTTGTTTGTCCTAATATGTCTTGTTTTACCACTATTGTccattttgaagattggttttgtAGAATGTGCCAAGTTTGAGAAGGGTTTGAGTAAGAGTCTAGGTTGAGAGAGTTAAAATTGTGTGGAAAAACATTTTTAAAGTCTGCAAAATTAGGAAGAGTTAATGATAGTGATCAGAAGTTGAGAGGAGGATATCAAGTGCTTCAAGTTGTGAAAATGTAAATGAAGTTGTCAATTGATTAAAACGTAATATTTTTGAATGCAACAACAATTTGTGTAAACATGTTTGAGGCCAATAGAGCTCATTGGAATTGAGATCCCCGAGCACCCGCAGTGTCACTCTATTGGAGGTGTTGATAGTAAAAGTGAATCACACTTGAACCTACAATGGATTGGTTACTAAAATAGGATTATGGGATTTCCTAGGTTTGATCTTTAGTATTTGAAGATTTTAGATGTCAAAATATCAACAAATGAAGtcaaaatgaaatgaagaagaaaTTGGAATTGTTGTGATTGGCAGTTAAGATTAAGGGGGAGGAAAAAGGGGAGTAACAAAAGTGacaaacatatttatattaaacaTAATGAAGTAATACATAGATTGACTAAGCTTCTGCTCTTACATTTAGACTTTCTTCAGACGAACACCTTACATTCATCAGCTCTGTGGAGCTGGACTCTCAGAAGAGAGTGCATAAAAAATGCAGTGCTATGAAACATATAGACCTTCTACATACCACGGAGGAGAGAGGGCatacataaaataatatattttgaacTACCTGAACTACCCAAAAAGCATGTGATTTGACAAAAACACAGGTTGAAGAGTAGATGATGGTACATCCAAATGCAAGGAAAATCTGCTTCAATCTTTGTTTGTGACAAGTCTGCAGATATGATGTACATACAGAGGATATGACATGGTAAGTTAGGTgggagtagttacaaattgttacTTTTGCCATTGTAAATCAAAATCACCTGAAGAAAAATGTTGAAAAACCTTGTAAATACTCCACCAAATCTACACGATATCCGGGAGAAATTAGCCACAAATAGCATTGAAAGAATCTCCAAAAACTACTCTTCCACATAGGTGAAAGAGAAGTCAAAATCTGCACGAGATTGGTCACTGTAGCTGCAAGAACAAACACCATGGCGGCGGCTTTAGGGTATGCCAGTGAGCTACAGCAAAAGTAAACCTTCCATGTTTCCAGATTCAATGTTATGAAACCTAATGCATTTGCATTATAATCCATAAACTAAAACAATAGCTTTTGAAATCTGCCAATGAGCTTAAAGCCAGCTCATGTCCAAGTTATCATACGGACCCACAACTAAGAATATGGACAGCACAATACAAAGTGCTTGAAAAGCTCTAGTTAAATGCCGCATAGCTTGAATAAGCTATGTGAACACTACCAAAGAAATGCCAAGCAAGTGCTAAACAAAATATAATCATTTTCAACAAATGCTAAGTATAGCATGAAACCTTGCATTATAGAATGTAACCATGTCAAGCACTCACAAGCACTATAAAACCAAATAAGTGTCAATCAACCAATGTATGCCAAATACCCAAAGTGTTGCTGACAAGGACTATATCCagtcatatcatattaggatcaacCACATGCAAAATGAAACACCATAGAAATATCAAATTGCAAATGATCCATATGTATACCTTTCAAACTGTACCAAGCACCTGAAATCCTGACAAGCTCTGTACATAAAGAAATGTCAACGTACCATGATATATAATCTGCCAATAATAAAtccctttttgtcatcaaggacaactaAGGGACAACAAAACGTAATGCTGTTACGCAAGACTGAACAAATGAAACAGAGGTACAATTCCCTTTAAAAGAACTAGAGATTAGTCCTACAGAGATTTAAATTTTAACGTCGTTGGCTCATGCACATAATTTTCCCCTTATTTTGTTATAACTCTAATGAACCATTGATTTGTTTTCATTAGTACCATTATTGATCAACTCTTCATATCTCACCACTGGTCCGAAATTGAATTAACAAGCTACAGACCATCAAAGCTGAAAAGCTACCAAGTTCAAGTTTTATTCATGAAATAAACAAACTGTCTAATCCATCACAATCATCAGAGCAAACATAACTACAAATAATGAACTCAGGGAActaatttaaataaacatatcaATGATTTGACACCAGAAGCTTTGTTGctcaatattttataatttttctcaaTAACAAAAGCAAAAGACAGACTGGCAGAACAAGAACGCAACGGTAAAAACACTGAATGGAAAGTGGTAGGAGAAAATATTATATGAATGATTTCCTGTACCCTGGTTGATTAGTTTCAAATAAAATTCGACACATACTTCCGTTCCTTTGTAATTTAATACAATTgcaaaattaaccaaaataaattgtaAATACAAACAATAAATAAGATCCTCTCATAtcaatcaaaatcttcaagatcgcAGTTGAGGCATCTCCCTTCCTTCACTGTATCCCGTGATAAGAGAATTTTGGTTCCTGGAAATTGTTGCTGAAGATTCAGCACCCTGTTGATAAATCGCAGAGCCCTAGTGCCATCAAATCCTTTCTTCCGGGAAACTGATATACTTTTGAGAGCAGGAGAGCGTGGAAGTAGATAGGCAAGTAGGCGTGTAGCATCATAAAAACGTGTCATGTTCAGATGAACCCGCTTTAGATTTTTCAGTGAAGATGATGCAGAAAAATCTGGAAATACGGCATTAGACAACTGCTGCATTACACCCTTAGATGAAAGCAAAAATTTCCGGAGATTGAGTCAGAAATATATACAAAAATGAATGAAAGCTAGAAATGCAGTTCTAATGTTTCTGTCAAGGATTAAAATGCAGTAGAGCAACAAATCGATGTTAGGGTTTGATAAAAAATACAATGTTTGTAATAAAATAAGAATTAAAAACTTACCAATGCAGTATAGCGCGTGTTGCCTATACAGATTTGTTCTAAATTAGGAAATTCAGATAGAATCGGTACATCATCCTTATAAATCAAGCCCACTAAGGTGATTTTTTTCAGTGACTTTAGTGTTGTAAACACTCTAAATAGTGTAGCGTCTGTATATAGGCTGGAACATGCCGGCAAGTAGAATTCCATCGCGGTCCTCCGACGAAAATCTTTCATTATTGAAAGTCTCATCAAGCGTGGGCAACTCACTGTTAATGCTTCTATCGGAGAGCAGAGATTTAGAGAAAGAAGACTGTCTGAATTTATCTTCAAGGTTCTGAGTCCATAACAATTAAATAACCTTAAAATCGTCAAAACTGGACATAATTGAACCATGAGTGCAAGGATGTTGTCATTCAGCTTAACACTCTCGAAATGGAGTGTTTCCAGGCCCATGAAGCCAACAAAATAGTCCGGTATATTTGTGAGAAGAAAACTATTGACAGTCAAAGATCTCAAGCTATGGCACAAAAAAATGGATGTTGGAACGTCAACAAGAGGGAGATTAAAGGTATTCTCTTCAATTCTAATCTCTCTTACATCTTTCAAAGCAGCTTGGTGAATCCACTTAGAAAGCTTGTCTCTGATCTCAAAGGAGATATTGTTGCTAAACTCAAAAACTTCAAGGTTACCTGAATGACGCTCAAATATATCATCAATAATGCAGCtgtatgatgaagacaagaaatCCCTTGATGAAATTTTAAGGATGGGTAAGGAAGTCCAGATGAATTTCCATCTTTTGCAGAGGAGTGAACAACGCACTGCTTGCTTCAAGGGAACTTTGCTTAGAATATAGATCAACAAGCTATCTGGGAGATCATTTAGGCCTACTAAATTTCTTTTGAGGTCCATAATTTTTACCTATCGGAGAAATTAATGGGTTTTGTAAAATATCATTACAATAAAAATGATTCAGACACAAATAACATAAGATAATGTAAAATATCCAACCTCAAAGTATCTTCATTCCTTTCTGAAGAGCTACTCCTTTGATAGATTTATGCATGATGATAGGATTGATATAATGAAAGATCAGATGGATAGAATAGAGACACGATTAATATATGACGAAGATGGAATACATAGAAATTTCTAAACATAAGGTTATGATGAAAGGAGATCTTCAATGAGACGGAAAACCTCTAATTATAGAATGTCCAATAtaaaaatcaagggccaagatagATTGGGTAAtagatggttaggattgaatgaggATTAGGGTTTCACATCAAAGTTGTGGTCATGTTACAAGTGTCACATGAATGATAAAGGCTAGCCCTAGAATACACATTAGGGCAACATCCTTACGTGAATGGCTACGATAAAAGTTAGTTTGACTTTGGGTACGTGTATGGTTACAATGAATATACAAGATCTTAGTTAGACATGTAAAAGGAACACTTGTCAAATGATAACAAGTTTAGATAGTGATCCAACAGGATGAATGGAAGGCTAAGATTAAGTGAACAAGGATTgtggagaaaaataaatataagttaattaaattaaattagctaATTGATTAATTCATAATTCGCCTACTAATTTTGTTGTAAAAAGAAAGGTGATgggaaaataattgaatgaataaaaaatatttatttaattaaaaaattaaataaaatgagaatagataaattatttaaaaaaatatttattgaattaattactAAAATAAGAAGATTTTAAGCATGGTTAAAACCAATAGATTTAGGTATTTACAAATGAATATACAAACCTAAGGTATCGAGTATgcaacaattaaaaactttattttgggtCCTATCCTACCAACTAattgttttaattatgcatttactaCCATTTACAGCTCACACATCCATTTACCCATTTCCATAGATGCCATGTGCCTCTACTATGATAGTACTTAGATGGTAGCCATCAAAATTAAATTGGAGGCTTTTAATAAGATAAAATTTACATTGAAAGAGTGGCTAGGAATGTGGGGAGGGTTTTAAACATTAAGTTTAGTACTTTCTTAGATGGTAGCCATCAAAATTAAATTAGGAGTGTTTAATAagataaaatttaaattgaaagagtGGTTCGAGGGTGGGTAGGGTATTAAACATTAAAATACTTTCTAATAGATGTTGGCCATTAAAATTAAATTGGAGGTTTTTACTAAagataataattaaattgagagaTGGATGTTGCTTT
This genomic stretch from Cryptomeria japonica chromosome 8, Sugi_1.0, whole genome shotgun sequence harbors:
- the LOC131046394 gene encoding F-box/FBD/LRR-repeat protein At2g26030-like, whose protein sequence is MDLKRNLVGLNDLPDSLLIYILSKVPLKQAVRCSLLCKRWKFIWTSLPILKISSRDFLSSSYSCIIDDIFERHSGNLEVFEFSNNISFEIRDKLSKWIHQAALKDNLEDKFRQSSFSKSLLSDRSINSELPTLDETFNNERFSSEDRDGILLAGNTRYTALGVMQQLSNAVFPDFSASSSLKNLKRVHLNMTRFYDATRLLAYLLPRSPALKSISVSRKKGFDGTRALRFINRVLNLQQQFPGTKILLSRDTVKEGRCLNCDLEDFD